In Pseudomonas sp. R76, one genomic interval encodes:
- a CDS encoding xanthine dehydrogenase family protein molybdopterin-binding subunit, translating into MNTPKGFFDAPLSEPVNLSRRHFLASTAVGALVIGFGLPLGSPRVYAATNAAAERGTQVPAFLEIRPDGSVRLLSPFMEGGQGTHTAMAQIVGEELDADPATFVVEAAPPGDAYVVMENGMRITGGSMSVRMSYPVMRRLGALARAMLLQAGAEQLGVPVAELTTQPGRVVHTASGRSLGYGELAGRALDMPVPDPATITLRDPSQFRWIGKPVKRLDAYDKSTGKAQYSIDLKVDGMLHAAVQHAPRLGMTVGSLRNQAQVEAMKGVHSVHQLPGAVAVVAERWWHAKRAVEAIQVEWLEAAADSTVRAMPADFSSDKYRDFLAAQQGPARDDENEGDVAGTLANAKTKVEATYHNQYLNHAQLEPPSALARFNPDGSLDVWLPNQAPDMFRADIAKRTGLDPAKITLHSPLLGGFFGRHFLYDSANPYPQAIALAKAVGRPVKLIWSREEEFLRDVLRPVAVVKFRAALDAQGLPVAIEAVSATEGPSEAIAGKQGEKLDPTALEGLSGKSYAIPNKRIAQIYVKGAPMLGYWRSVGNSLNDFFYEAFLDELADKGGHDPYELRLHLLRDNKRLTTLLQAVGELSGGWKRGPYTAEDGSRRARGVAMASPFGSQAAVVAEVSIENGQVKVHHIWEAIDPGSIVNPAIVEAQVNGAVALGLSQTLLEEAVYVDGKPRARNYDLYPILPLSRMAQVHVKIVESGEKMGGIGEPPLPAVAPAVANAVAHLTGQRIRSLPLSRYTFA; encoded by the coding sequence ATGAACACACCCAAGGGATTCTTTGACGCGCCCCTGAGCGAGCCGGTCAACCTGTCGCGCCGCCACTTTCTGGCCAGCACCGCCGTGGGCGCGCTGGTGATCGGTTTTGGCCTGCCGCTGGGCTCACCAAGGGTGTACGCCGCCACGAACGCGGCGGCAGAACGCGGCACCCAGGTGCCGGCGTTTCTGGAGATTCGCCCCGACGGCAGCGTGCGCCTGCTCAGCCCCTTTATGGAAGGCGGCCAGGGCACCCACACGGCCATGGCGCAGATTGTCGGTGAAGAATTGGACGCCGACCCCGCCACCTTCGTGGTCGAGGCCGCGCCGCCTGGTGATGCGTACGTGGTGATGGAAAACGGCATGCGCATCACCGGCGGCAGCATGTCGGTGCGCATGAGCTACCCGGTCATGCGCCGCCTTGGCGCCCTCGCGCGCGCCATGCTGCTGCAGGCAGGCGCCGAGCAGTTGGGTGTGCCCGTGGCCGAACTGACCACGCAACCCGGCCGCGTGGTGCACACCGCGTCCGGCCGTTCGCTGGGCTACGGCGAGTTGGCCGGCCGCGCCCTCGACATGCCGGTGCCCGACCCGGCCACCATCACGCTGCGCGACCCGAGCCAGTTCCGCTGGATCGGCAAACCGGTCAAACGCCTGGATGCGTACGACAAATCCACCGGCAAGGCGCAATACAGCATCGACCTTAAAGTCGACGGCATGCTCCACGCCGCCGTCCAGCATGCGCCCCGCCTGGGCATGACCGTGGGCAGCCTGCGCAACCAGGCACAAGTGGAGGCCATGAAAGGCGTGCACTCGGTGCATCAATTGCCCGGCGCCGTGGCCGTGGTGGCCGAACGCTGGTGGCACGCCAAGCGCGCCGTGGAAGCGATCCAGGTGGAGTGGCTGGAAGCCGCCGCCGATTCCACCGTACGCGCGATGCCGGCGGATTTTTCCAGCGACAAGTACCGCGACTTCCTCGCCGCCCAGCAAGGCCCGGCGCGTGACGACGAGAACGAAGGCGACGTGGCCGGCACGCTGGCCAACGCCAAAACCAAGGTCGAAGCCACCTACCATAACCAGTACCTCAACCACGCGCAGCTGGAGCCGCCGTCGGCGCTGGCCCGCTTCAACCCTGACGGCTCGCTGGACGTCTGGCTGCCCAACCAGGCGCCGGACATGTTCCGCGCCGACATCGCCAAGCGCACCGGCCTCGATCCCGCAAAAATCACCCTGCACTCGCCGCTGCTCGGCGGCTTTTTCGGCCGACACTTCCTGTATGACTCGGCCAACCCTTACCCGCAGGCCATCGCACTGGCCAAGGCGGTGGGCCGCCCGGTCAAGCTGATCTGGAGCCGTGAAGAAGAGTTTCTGCGTGATGTGCTGCGCCCGGTCGCTGTGGTCAAGTTCCGCGCTGCACTGGATGCGCAAGGCTTGCCGGTGGCGATTGAGGCGGTGAGTGCCACCGAAGGTCCGTCTGAAGCCATCGCCGGCAAACAGGGCGAAAAGCTCGACCCAACGGCCCTTGAAGGGCTGTCGGGCAAGTCCTACGCGATTCCCAATAAACGCATCGCGCAGATCTACGTCAAAGGCGCGCCCATGCTCGGCTACTGGCGTTCGGTGGGCAATTCGCTGAACGACTTCTTCTACGAAGCGTTCCTCGATGAACTGGCCGACAAAGGCGGCCACGACCCGTACGAGTTGCGCCTGCACCTGCTGCGCGACAACAAACGGCTGACCACGCTGTTGCAAGCGGTGGGCGAGTTGTCCGGTGGCTGGAAACGTGGCCCGTACACCGCCGAAGACGGCAGCCGACGCGCACGTGGCGTGGCCATGGCCTCGCCGTTCGGCTCGCAGGCGGCAGTCGTCGCCGAAGTGTCGATCGAGAACGGCCAGGTCAAGGTGCACCATATCTGGGAAGCCATCGACCCGGGCAGCATCGTCAACCCGGCCATTGTTGAAGCGCAGGTGAATGGCGCGGTGGCCTTGGGCCTGTCGCAAACCTTGTTGGAGGAAGCGGTGTACGTGGACGGCAAGCCACGGGCGCGTAACTACGACCTGTACCCGATTCTGCCCCTGTCGCGGATGGCGCAGGTGCACGTCAAGATCGTCGAGAGTGGTGAAAAAATGGGTGGCATCGGCGAACCGCCGCTGCCCGCCGTGGCGCCGGCCGTGGCCAATGCGGTGGCGCACCTGACCGGCCAGCGTATTCGCAGCCTGCCCTTAAGCCGATACACCTTCGCCTGA
- a CDS encoding (2Fe-2S)-binding protein encodes MELRINQKAYQVDADADTPLLWVIRDDLGMTGTKYGCGLAQCGACSVLVDGNVVRSCVTPVSGVVGREITTIEAIEADDVGKRVVAAWVEHQVAQCGYCQSGQVMAATALLKHTPAPSDAQIEAAMINLCRCGTYNAIRTAVHDLAKERV; translated from the coding sequence ATGGAGCTACGCATTAACCAAAAGGCCTATCAAGTCGACGCCGACGCCGATACGCCGCTGCTGTGGGTAATCCGCGATGACTTGGGGATGACCGGCACCAAGTACGGCTGCGGGCTGGCCCAGTGCGGCGCCTGTTCGGTGCTGGTGGACGGCAACGTGGTGCGCTCCTGCGTCACGCCGGTGTCGGGTGTGGTCGGGCGCGAGATCACTACCATTGAAGCGATTGAGGCCGACGACGTCGGCAAGCGCGTGGTCGCGGCCTGGGTTGAGCATCAGGTGGCGCAGTGCGGTTACTGCCAGTCCGGGCAGGTGATGGCGGCCACCGCGCTGCTCAAGCACACCCCGGCGCCCAGCGATGCGCAGATCGAGGCGGCAATGATCAACCTGTGCCGTTGCGGCACCTATAACGCGATCCGCACCGCCGTGCATGATTTGGCCAAGGAGCGCGTCTGA
- a CDS encoding TonB-dependent receptor family protein has translation MLLRQPPLFFAALTLSSLVHAEELELAPVEVTSSEASAGEVAQAQLNSVPGGTNYIDMSSVQQGRVSTNEDVFKYQAGVYAKAANNEGVKLSIRGSGLNRSPGAHASGLYEMFDGLPLTGRGGTPYELKDPLWQSRVEVLRGANGFDQGALALGGSVNYVTHTGYDAPKLQVRYEAGSRGYAQREISSGQVLGDADYYISLTDSESDGYQHQSAGTGKGVAANFGYRFKPDLETRFYFRYRETTNDTPGKLTRYQIRHDPTAANSLNAARDSKRLQPGSTWLANKTTLQLDDNSRVEVGLAYHDYPMDLREGTNRLKVAYTDVSGTLNYIRQDSLFGHDSKTTLGLRTTQAMPNNGASEYVRTPAGNTAGYAPGTKTRDYSYLGSDTVLHIGNDLELVPDLWLTTGLAAIYTRRETQVTYPEGQAPLSQHDWDYAPRIGLRYDFTPQLQVYGNLSRSVEPPHAWSMIWGSNKYFPKNSGPATGLQREGVSLRNQTATTLEVGGRGEQWFGQWDLALYRSEVRHELLTVETQAQTATSNAIFAEANASPTVHQGVELSLLSPLWEGGRNGQLALRQAYTYSDFHYRDDDRFGDNTLPGIPKHYYQAQLRYSHPTGFYTSLNTEHSSRVAVDYANSYYAAAYTTLGATFGYDAPKQDWQAWVDVRNLTNRRYANTVTPSYDDKGLDGARSTPADGRGIYTGVSWSWR, from the coding sequence ATGCTGTTGCGCCAACCTCCGCTGTTTTTTGCCGCCCTGACCCTCAGTTCACTGGTACACGCCGAGGAACTCGAATTGGCGCCGGTCGAGGTCACCAGCAGCGAAGCCAGCGCCGGCGAGGTGGCCCAGGCGCAACTCAACAGCGTGCCCGGTGGCACCAATTACATCGACATGAGCAGCGTGCAGCAGGGGCGCGTGAGCACCAACGAAGATGTGTTCAAGTACCAGGCCGGGGTGTACGCCAAGGCGGCGAACAATGAGGGCGTGAAACTCTCGATCCGCGGTTCGGGCTTGAACCGCAGCCCAGGCGCCCACGCCTCCGGCCTGTATGAAATGTTCGACGGCTTGCCGCTGACCGGCCGCGGTGGCACGCCTTATGAGCTGAAAGACCCGCTGTGGCAAAGCCGCGTTGAAGTGCTGCGCGGCGCCAACGGTTTTGATCAGGGCGCGCTGGCTTTGGGCGGCTCGGTCAACTACGTGACCCATACCGGCTATGACGCGCCCAAGCTGCAGGTGCGTTATGAAGCGGGCAGTCGCGGTTACGCCCAACGCGAGATCAGCTCCGGCCAGGTGCTGGGCGATGCCGACTATTACATCAGCCTGACCGACTCGGAATCCGACGGTTACCAGCACCAGAGCGCCGGCACCGGCAAGGGCGTGGCGGCCAACTTCGGCTACCGTTTCAAACCGGACCTGGAGACGCGCTTCTATTTTCGCTACCGCGAAACCACCAACGACACCCCCGGCAAGCTGACGCGCTACCAGATCCGCCATGACCCAACGGCCGCCAACAGCCTCAACGCTGCCCGCGATTCAAAACGCCTGCAACCCGGCTCGACCTGGCTCGCCAACAAGACCACCTTGCAGCTCGATGACAATTCCCGCGTCGAAGTCGGCCTGGCGTATCACGATTACCCGATGGACCTGCGCGAAGGCACCAACCGTCTCAAAGTCGCCTACACCGACGTGAGTGGCACGCTGAACTACATCCGTCAGGACAGTCTGTTCGGTCACGACAGCAAAACCACGCTTGGCCTGCGCACCACCCAGGCGATGCCGAATAATGGCGCTTCTGAATATGTGCGCACACCTGCCGGCAATACCGCAGGCTATGCCCCCGGCACCAAAACCCGCGACTACAGCTACCTGGGTTCCGACACCGTGCTGCACATCGGCAACGACCTGGAACTGGTCCCGGATTTGTGGCTGACCACCGGCCTGGCCGCCATCTACACGCGCCGCGAAACCCAAGTGACCTACCCCGAAGGCCAGGCGCCACTCAGCCAGCACGATTGGGATTACGCCCCGCGCATCGGCCTGCGTTATGACTTCACCCCGCAATTGCAGGTCTATGGCAACCTGAGCCGCTCGGTCGAGCCGCCGCATGCGTGGTCGATGATCTGGGGTTCCAACAAGTACTTTCCCAAAAACAGTGGCCCGGCCACAGGGTTGCAACGCGAAGGCGTGAGCCTGCGCAATCAGACCGCCACGACGTTGGAAGTCGGCGGCCGAGGCGAGCAGTGGTTCGGCCAATGGGACCTGGCGCTGTACCGCTCCGAAGTGCGCCACGAATTGCTCACGGTGGAAACCCAAGCGCAAACCGCCACCAGCAATGCAATTTTCGCCGAAGCCAACGCCAGCCCCACCGTGCACCAAGGTGTGGAACTGAGCCTGCTCAGCCCGTTGTGGGAGGGCGGGCGCAACGGCCAGCTCGCCTTGCGCCAGGCCTACACTTACAGCGATTTCCACTACCGTGACGACGACCGTTTCGGCGACAACACCTTGCCGGGCATTCCCAAGCATTATTACCAGGCGCAACTGCGCTACAGCCACCCGACGGGTTTCTACACCAGCCTCAACACCGAGCATTCCTCGCGCGTGGCGGTGGACTACGCCAATTCCTACTACGCGGCGGCGTACACCACGCTGGGCGCCACCTTCGGCTACGACGCGCCGAAACAGGACTGGCAAGCCTGGGTGGATGTGCGCAACCTCACCAATCGGCGCTATGCCAATACGGTGACACCGAGTTATGACGACAAGGGCTTGGATGGGGCGAGGTCCACGCCTGCCGATGGGCGGGGCATTTATACCGGTGTCTCTTGGAGCTGGCGCTGA
- a CDS encoding sigma-70 family RNA polymerase sigma factor: protein MHDIPAAPGDCARQQTLTAMYSEHHGWLHGWLRKKLGCSQYAADLAHDAFIRVLMLAEPQAIKEPRAFLATTAGRLLIDGARRRRIERAYMDALVLQCEDASMPDPAAVHVALQALERIAEMLAGLPAKTREAFLLSRLDGLTYSEIAACLDVSSSTVKNYIATALVHCYHSLHVSDPLS, encoded by the coding sequence ATGCATGACATTCCGGCCGCGCCGGGCGATTGCGCCCGTCAGCAGACCCTCACGGCAATGTACAGCGAGCACCACGGCTGGTTGCACGGCTGGCTGCGCAAAAAACTCGGCTGTTCCCAGTACGCCGCCGACCTGGCCCACGACGCGTTCATCCGCGTCTTGATGCTCGCCGAGCCCCAAGCCATCAAGGAACCCCGCGCCTTTCTCGCCACCACGGCCGGGCGCCTGCTGATTGATGGGGCGCGTCGACGGCGCATCGAAAGGGCCTACATGGACGCCCTGGTGCTCCAATGCGAAGACGCCAGCATGCCCGACCCGGCGGCGGTGCATGTGGCGCTGCAAGCCCTGGAGCGCATCGCCGAAATGCTCGCCGGCCTGCCCGCGAAAACCCGTGAAGCGTTCCTCTTGAGTCGCCTCGACGGGCTGACCTACAGCGAAATCGCCGCGTGCCTGGACGTGTCTTCCAGCACCGTCAAAAACTACATCGCCACCGCCCTGGTGCATTGCTACCACAGCCTGCATGTGTCGGACCCGCTGTCGTGA